Proteins found in one Planctomycetes bacterium MalM25 genomic segment:
- the gltX_2 gene encoding Glutamate--tRNA ligase 1, with protein sequence MSVRTRFAPSPTGFLHIGGVRTALFNWLFARKHGGQFILRVDDTDQQRNVEAALAPILHGFEWLGLDWDEGPVPGEEKASKGDYGPYFQSQRGEHYADAVTKLLESGAAYRDYARPEEVQAEREAAEKTGEPFVYSRSWRAETDEDAARFEAEGRQAVVRLLMPREGTLVINDLVRGEVRFDWAREQDHVIQRADGSPIYHLATVVDDELMKISHVIRAEEHLSNTPRQVFIAQSLGYEAPEFAHLPFVAEPGSKNKLSKRKLDKYLKNRDFAQLNDKGQQIAARLGLETSAETFNPVIIDFYEQVGFLPEAVLNYLLLLGWSLDDSREEFTVAEMIEHFSLDRVNKAPASFDPAKLLAFQDRAMQQVPAKQKVARSVEVLKQAGLLSDPPPCDAAETVGAIVEGAGDRLKVYGDVLDYDDFFVADDGLTYDEKAWQKRLVKPEDAAGLLAKFREELAAHPEASAEQLEAALKAFCEREAIKIGQIIHALRVAVTGKAVGFGMFETLELLGHERRLARIDQTLARLAEAG encoded by the coding sequence ATGTCCGTCCGCACCCGCTTCGCCCCCAGCCCGACCGGATTCCTGCACATCGGCGGGGTCCGCACCGCGCTGTTCAATTGGCTCTTCGCCCGGAAGCACGGCGGGCAGTTCATCCTGCGGGTGGACGACACCGACCAGCAACGCAACGTCGAAGCGGCGCTCGCGCCAATCCTGCACGGCTTCGAGTGGCTCGGCCTCGATTGGGATGAGGGACCGGTCCCAGGCGAAGAGAAGGCTTCGAAGGGCGATTACGGCCCCTACTTCCAGTCGCAACGCGGCGAGCACTACGCCGATGCGGTGACGAAGCTCCTGGAGTCGGGCGCCGCGTACCGCGACTACGCCCGTCCCGAAGAGGTGCAGGCCGAGCGTGAGGCGGCGGAGAAAACGGGCGAGCCGTTTGTCTACAGCCGCTCGTGGCGAGCCGAGACCGACGAGGACGCCGCCCGCTTCGAGGCCGAGGGCCGCCAAGCGGTCGTCCGTTTGCTGATGCCGCGCGAGGGGACGCTCGTCATCAACGATCTGGTGCGGGGCGAGGTCCGCTTCGATTGGGCGCGCGAGCAGGACCACGTGATCCAGCGCGCCGACGGCTCGCCGATCTATCACCTGGCGACCGTCGTGGACGACGAGCTGATGAAGATCAGCCACGTGATCCGCGCCGAGGAGCACCTCTCGAACACGCCCCGCCAGGTCTTCATTGCGCAATCGCTCGGCTACGAGGCGCCGGAGTTCGCGCACCTGCCGTTCGTCGCCGAGCCGGGCAGCAAGAACAAACTGAGCAAGCGCAAGCTCGATAAGTACCTGAAGAACCGCGACTTCGCCCAGCTGAACGACAAGGGCCAGCAGATCGCCGCCCGTCTCGGGTTGGAGACTTCCGCTGAGACGTTCAACCCGGTGATCATCGACTTCTACGAGCAGGTCGGCTTTCTACCCGAAGCGGTGCTGAACTACTTGTTGCTGCTGGGCTGGTCGCTCGACGACTCGCGCGAGGAGTTCACCGTCGCGGAGATGATCGAGCACTTCTCGCTCGACCGCGTGAACAAGGCGCCGGCGAGCTTCGACCCGGCGAAGCTGCTCGCGTTCCAGGACCGCGCGATGCAGCAGGTCCCCGCCAAGCAGAAGGTCGCCCGCAGTGTCGAGGTGCTCAAGCAGGCCGGCCTGCTCAGCGACCCGCCGCCGTGCGACGCGGCGGAGACGGTCGGGGCGATCGTCGAGGGCGCTGGCGATCGGCTCAAGGTCTACGGCGACGTGCTCGACTACGACGACTTCTTCGTCGCCGACGACGGGCTCACCTACGATGAGAAGGCGTGGCAGAAGCGGCTGGTGAAACCGGAGGACGCCGCCGGCCTGCTGGCCAAGTTCCGCGAGGAGCTGGCCGCCCACCCCGAGGCCAGCGCCGAGCAACTGGAAGCCGCCCTCAAGGCGTTCTGCGAGCGTGAGGCGATCAAGATCGGCCAGATCATCCACGCCCTGCGGGTCGCGGTGACCGGCAAAGCGGTCGGTTTCGGCATGTTCGAGACCCTCGAACTGCTGGGCCACGAGCGGCGTCTG
- the ydaM gene encoding putative diguanylate cyclase YdaM has product MPTPSPTTTPADPPAESAPTVEASGPERISELLRAVDEAAATTGQGSPAQLAEAGAAQQKLVGWRLGIVSSLFVALRCKHPATADHSLRVAIGCSAWAGALKMPEKLRTQLEVAALLHDIGKIGVPDAILLKPGRLTDQELQLIDSSREASRHILRSAGMPAEVIDGVAAASAWFNGTHRSVTLTGDQTPFLSRMIAIVDAFDSMTTDQVYRPARSRERAIATLFEQGGTQFDPELVASYHESFAQDQRKLDEEIAQRWLSTLGADEPPLPWTPPAPATPQAGPAETTGSPFSARLIENMHDAVIFVDARNVVTDWNTGAERMTGVGASAAIGKKLTPELLDMAKPEGDLLEESDCLITRSISEGQQAIERLSILGRNGQRVSVETHIIPVGAPESPSQIIGASVLMRDVSDQTTLEERCQALRAEMTKDPMTQVANRREFDRMLAAFVEAHLDTDLRCSLIMADIDHFKHINDNFGHQAGDEAIMTFASLMKSLCRSGDLVARYGGEEFAILCADCNNATAAQRAEIIRKKLSETPHSYLGGKHITASFGVTELQPGDTPETLLRRSDRALLRAKDQGRNQVVQLGDGMQEPETTKGGWWDSLKRLVSPITRGGSLIEARLVTNVPIELAVDKLRGFIADRDAQILKTSENYLRLMTEVRGAGGNRRASDQPVDFIVDLELAQEHIERSNSSGLASGKYVQTNIDIKIQPRRDRDRRQSRIIDRARQLQSSLQSYLMAKEIDAEPALA; this is encoded by the coding sequence ATGCCGACCCCCTCCCCCACCACCACGCCCGCCGATCCGCCGGCGGAGAGCGCTCCCACCGTCGAGGCCAGCGGTCCCGAACGGATCTCGGAGCTGCTGCGCGCCGTCGATGAAGCGGCGGCCACCACCGGACAGGGCAGCCCCGCCCAACTCGCCGAGGCGGGCGCGGCCCAGCAGAAGCTGGTCGGCTGGCGGCTGGGGATCGTGTCGTCGCTGTTCGTGGCGCTGCGTTGCAAGCACCCGGCCACCGCCGACCACAGCCTCCGCGTCGCGATCGGGTGCAGCGCCTGGGCCGGCGCGCTGAAGATGCCTGAGAAGCTCCGCACGCAGCTCGAGGTCGCCGCGCTGCTGCACGACATCGGCAAGATCGGCGTCCCGGACGCGATCCTGCTCAAACCGGGGCGGCTCACCGATCAAGAGCTTCAGCTGATCGACAGTAGCCGCGAGGCGTCGCGTCACATCCTGCGTTCGGCCGGCATGCCTGCCGAGGTGATCGACGGCGTCGCCGCCGCTTCGGCCTGGTTCAACGGGACACACCGGTCGGTCACGCTCACCGGCGACCAGACGCCGTTCTTGTCGCGGATGATCGCCATCGTCGATGCGTTCGACTCGATGACCACCGACCAAGTGTATCGCCCCGCCCGCTCGCGCGAGCGAGCGATCGCGACGCTCTTCGAGCAAGGCGGGACCCAGTTCGATCCCGAGCTGGTAGCCAGCTACCACGAGAGCTTCGCGCAAGATCAGCGGAAGCTCGACGAGGAGATCGCCCAAAGATGGCTCTCGACGCTCGGCGCCGACGAGCCCCCACTCCCCTGGACGCCCCCCGCGCCCGCCACGCCCCAAGCCGGCCCGGCCGAGACGACGGGGTCGCCGTTCTCCGCGCGGCTCATCGAGAACATGCACGACGCGGTCATCTTCGTCGATGCCCGGAACGTGGTGACGGACTGGAACACGGGCGCGGAGCGGATGACCGGCGTCGGGGCATCGGCCGCCATCGGTAAGAAGCTCACGCCCGAGTTGCTGGACATGGCCAAGCCGGAGGGCGACTTGTTGGAGGAATCGGACTGCCTCATCACGCGCTCCATCTCCGAAGGCCAACAAGCCATCGAGCGGCTGAGCATCCTCGGTCGCAACGGCCAGCGGGTGTCGGTCGAAACGCACATCATCCCAGTGGGAGCCCCTGAAAGCCCCAGCCAGATCATCGGCGCCTCGGTGCTGATGCGTGACGTGTCGGATCAAACGACACTCGAGGAACGGTGCCAAGCCCTGAGGGCGGAGATGACCAAAGACCCGATGACCCAGGTCGCCAACCGGCGCGAGTTCGACCGCATGCTCGCCGCGTTTGTCGAGGCCCACCTCGACACCGACCTGCGGTGCAGCCTGATCATGGCCGACATCGACCACTTCAAGCACATCAACGACAACTTCGGTCACCAGGCGGGCGACGAGGCCATCATGACCTTCGCCAGCCTCATGAAATCGCTCTGCCGGTCCGGCGACCTGGTCGCTCGGTACGGCGGCGAGGAGTTCGCCATCCTCTGCGCCGATTGCAACAACGCGACCGCGGCGCAACGCGCCGAGATCATCCGCAAGAAGCTCTCCGAGACGCCCCACTCGTACCTGGGCGGCAAGCACATCACGGCGAGCTTCGGCGTCACGGAACTGCAGCCGGGCGACACGCCCGAAACGCTTCTCCGCCGCTCCGACCGGGCCCTGCTGCGGGCCAAGGACCAGGGGCGCAACCAAGTCGTTCAGTTGGGTGACGGCATGCAAGAACCAGAAACGACCAAGGGCGGCTGGTGGGACTCCCTCAAGCGCCTCGTCTCGCCGATCACGAGGGGCGGCTCCCTGATCGAAGCCCGCCTGGTCACGAACGTGCCGATCGAGCTGGCGGTCGACAAGCTCCGTGGCTTCATCGCCGACCGCGACGCCCAGATCCTCAAGACGTCGGAGAACTACCTGCGTCTGATGACCGAGGTCCGCGGAGCCGGGGGCAACCGTCGAGCCTCGGATCAGCCGGTCGATTTCATCGTCGATCTGGAGCTGGCCCAGGAGCACATCGAGCGGAGCAACTCGTCGGGCCTCGCCTCGGGCAAGTACGTGCAGACCAACATCGACATCAAGATCCAGCCGCGTCGCGACCGCGACCGCCGGCAATCGCGGATCATCGACCGCGCCCGCCAGCTGCAGAGCAGCCTGCAGTCCTACCTGATGGCGAAAGAGATCGACGCCGAGCCCGCGCTCGCCTGA
- the sodA gene encoding Superoxide dismutase [Mn], protein MAYTLPELPYASDALEPHIDSKTMEIHHGKHHNAYVTKLNGALDGAGVAEQSIEDLCRNLDSVPENVRGAVRNNGGGHANHSLFWTTMSGSGGGAPSGDLAAAIDGELGGFDKFKEAFSNAAATRFGSGWAWLSVCKEGKLHVSSTPNQDNPYMEGMTPILGLDVWEHAYYLNYQNRRPDYIAAFFNVVDWAKVDELYKAAKG, encoded by the coding sequence ATGGCCTATACCCTCCCCGAACTGCCGTACGCCTCCGACGCGCTCGAGCCGCACATCGACTCGAAGACGATGGAGATCCACCACGGCAAGCACCACAACGCCTACGTCACCAAGCTCAACGGCGCACTCGACGGCGCCGGCGTCGCCGAGCAATCGATCGAGGACCTCTGCCGCAACCTCGACAGCGTCCCCGAGAACGTCCGCGGAGCCGTCCGCAACAACGGCGGCGGGCACGCCAACCACTCGCTCTTCTGGACCACGATGAGCGGCTCGGGCGGGGGCGCCCCGTCGGGCGACCTGGCCGCCGCCATCGACGGCGAGCTGGGCGGCTTCGACAAGTTCAAGGAGGCCTTCTCCAACGCCGCCGCGACGCGCTTCGGCAGCGGCTGGGCTTGGCTGAGCGTCTGCAAAGAAGGCAAGCTGCACGTCAGCAGCACGCCGAACCAAGACAACCCGTACATGGAAGGGATGACGCCGATCCTGGGCCTCGACGTCTGGGAGCACGCGTACTACCTCAACTACCAGAACCGCCGCCCCGACTACATCGCCGCGTTTTTCAACGTGGTCGATTGGGCCAAGGTCGATGAGCTGTACAAGGCGGCGAAGGGCTGA